A region from the Coffea eugenioides isolate CCC68of chromosome 9, Ceug_1.0, whole genome shotgun sequence genome encodes:
- the LOC113782187 gene encoding uncharacterized protein LOC113782187, with protein MKDLGPLQYFLGLEVRSTSAGIFLHQHKYIQELIALAGLQDGRSVDIPLEVNVKYRHDEGAFLSDPSLYRQLVGSLNYLTITRPDISFAVQQVSQFMQAPRHLHLAAVHRIVRYLKGTSARGLFFQIDSPIRLVAYSDADWAGCSDTRRSITGWCMFIGNSLVSWKSKKQDRVSKSSTEFEYQAMSSAYSEIVWLRGLLGVLGFPQIEPTPLHADNTSAIQIAANPVFHERTKHIEVDCHSIREAYDAHVISLPHITTALQTADVFTKALSKPRHHFLVDKLMLMLADQPTSI; from the coding sequence ATGAAGGACTTGGGTCCTTTACAGTATTTTTTAGGTCTTGAGGTGCGTTCCACCTCCGCTGGTATCTTCTTACACCAGCATAAATACATTCAAGAGTTAATTGCTTTGGCTGGCCTTCAAGATGGTCGTTCAGTTGATATTCCCTTGGAGGTGAATGTTAAATATCGTCATGATGAGGGTGCTTTTCTATCTGATCCTTCTTTATATAGACAATTGGTAGGCAGCCTCAATTATCTGACTATTACTCGGCCTGATATTTCTTTTGCTGTTCAACAAGTCAGTCAATTTATGCAAGCCCCTAGGCACCTTCATCTCGCCGCTGTTCATCGCATTGTTCGCTATTTGAAAGGCACTTCTGCCCGAGGCCTTTTCTTTCAAATCGACTCTCCTATTCGTCTGGTTGCATACAGTGATGCTGATTGGGCTGGTTGTTCTGATACTAGACGTTCCATTACCGGTTGGTGCATGTTTATTGGTAACTCTCTCGTTTCTTGGAAAAGCAAGAAGCAAGATCGGGTGTCTAAGTCTTCTACTGAGTTTGAGTATCAGGCCATGTCCTCTGCATATTCTGAAATTGTTTGGCTTCGTGGATTGTTGGGTGTACTTGGGTTTCCTCAAATTGAGCCTACTCCGCTCCATGCAGATAACACTAGTGCTATTCAAATTGCTGCTAACCCAGTATTTCATGAGCGTACCAAGCACATTGAAGTAGATTGTCACTCTATTCGTGAAGCATATGATGCTCATGTCATCTCTCTTCCGCATATCACCACTGCTCTCCAAACTGCTGATGTGTTTACTAAGGCTCTTTCCAAACCTAGACATCATTTTCTTGTTGACAAATTGATGCTGATGCTAGCTGATCAACCAACATCAATTTGA